In the Salinirubrum litoreum genome, one interval contains:
- a CDS encoding ATP-dependent DNA helicase has translation MSWQEVFGHPEPYPEQADGIETAIETSEDDGFLVVEGACGTGKTMLALTAGIDRVRDPDSDYERVVVLTSVKQQLRQFEEDLRTINRNLPDDWSPVSALTLVGKADVCPYNIENAGGIDGENVYDRCESLRERTRNVTGEGNDTSTANLVSEAKAVQTGLADSGSDGGADYMSVDGEPTPYPRAMPEFDGVEYCPFYAQYLDDLPDDGDAAESVPFAFDDLGLIDTEELVRLSAGHGTCPHSMMGVLLGEVEVVVANYYHAFDPTTVGSFTGSLVDDDSFLVCDEAHMLEPRVRELVSDGLADASLRDAESELTRVIQPVEFEASGKDTSPTAQTADAELVKGELDEADVTLAELKETREFVRDLRDELDRRVKAHLDRTRPDWRADLQSLDDAEVPLRDPETPGDDEITEWADEAGYDAGTWTRAEIVGVVVGRILNEAEDEDKQRAAPGVGRVLGEWYRQSHETYFRQLELDRTWDETEPPDSWRRAYNARLALHNCVPGDAIADRLAEFGGGVLMSATLEPLDVFRRVTGLDDLAEDGRPVTERTYGLGFPAENRESFAVDAPKFTYSNRGAPGEATETRRVHADTVRAVCRSPGNVLVGMPSYAEAEWIAEELRRTLDKPVLLDEASDDGTTEKLKSEFFADEGKVLVTSLRGTLTEGVDYRGDRLSAAVVCGVPIINTASPLTKAVRTAYDREFGDGFETALTVPAVRKARQAVGRVIRGTEEVGVRVLVDGRYARTSWNSVREYLPEIEREEFQPVSPDMVEFGLQRFWGDDWD, from the coding sequence GTGAGTTGGCAGGAGGTCTTCGGACACCCCGAACCGTACCCCGAGCAGGCGGACGGCATCGAGACGGCGATCGAGACGAGCGAGGATGACGGCTTTCTCGTCGTCGAAGGTGCCTGCGGGACTGGCAAGACCATGCTGGCGCTGACCGCCGGGATCGACCGCGTGCGCGACCCCGACTCCGACTACGAGCGCGTGGTCGTCCTCACCAGCGTCAAACAACAGCTTCGGCAGTTCGAGGAGGACCTCCGCACGATCAACCGGAACCTGCCGGACGACTGGTCGCCCGTCTCGGCGCTGACGCTCGTCGGGAAGGCCGACGTCTGCCCGTACAACATCGAGAACGCCGGCGGCATCGACGGCGAGAACGTCTACGACCGGTGTGAGAGCCTCCGCGAGCGCACCCGGAACGTCACCGGCGAGGGGAACGACACCTCCACCGCGAACCTCGTGAGCGAGGCGAAAGCCGTCCAGACCGGACTCGCCGACTCCGGATCGGACGGCGGCGCGGACTACATGAGCGTCGACGGCGAACCGACGCCGTACCCCCGCGCGATGCCGGAGTTCGACGGCGTGGAGTACTGCCCCTTCTACGCCCAGTACCTCGACGACCTGCCGGACGACGGCGACGCCGCGGAGTCGGTCCCGTTCGCGTTCGACGACCTCGGGCTGATCGACACCGAGGAACTCGTCCGCCTCTCGGCGGGCCACGGCACCTGCCCACACTCGATGATGGGCGTCCTGCTCGGCGAGGTAGAGGTCGTCGTGGCGAACTACTACCACGCCTTCGACCCGACGACGGTCGGCTCGTTCACCGGATCGCTCGTGGACGACGACTCCTTTCTCGTCTGTGACGAGGCGCACATGCTCGAACCGCGCGTCCGCGAACTCGTCTCCGACGGTCTCGCGGACGCCTCCCTGCGGGACGCCGAGTCGGAGTTGACCCGCGTCATCCAGCCGGTCGAGTTCGAGGCCAGCGGGAAGGACACGTCCCCGACCGCCCAGACCGCCGACGCGGAACTGGTGAAGGGCGAACTCGACGAGGCCGACGTGACGCTCGCGGAACTGAAGGAGACCCGCGAGTTCGTCCGGGACCTGCGCGACGAGTTGGACCGACGGGTGAAAGCGCACCTGGACCGCACGCGCCCCGACTGGCGTGCCGACCTCCAGTCGCTCGACGACGCCGAGGTCCCCCTTCGGGACCCCGAGACGCCCGGCGACGACGAGATCACCGAGTGGGCAGACGAGGCGGGCTACGACGCCGGGACGTGGACCCGCGCCGAGATAGTCGGCGTCGTCGTCGGCCGCATTTTGAACGAGGCCGAAGACGAGGACAAACAGCGCGCCGCACCCGGCGTCGGGCGCGTCCTCGGCGAGTGGTACCGCCAGAGCCACGAGACGTACTTCCGGCAACTGGAACTCGACCGCACCTGGGACGAGACGGAACCGCCCGACTCGTGGCGGCGCGCGTACAACGCGCGACTCGCGTTGCACAACTGCGTGCCGGGTGACGCCATCGCCGACCGACTCGCGGAGTTCGGCGGCGGCGTGCTGATGAGCGCGACGCTCGAACCGCTGGACGTGTTCCGGCGCGTGACCGGCCTCGACGACCTCGCCGAGGACGGCCGGCCGGTCACGGAACGAACCTACGGCCTCGGCTTCCCGGCGGAGAACCGCGAGAGCTTCGCGGTGGACGCGCCGAAGTTCACCTACAGCAACCGGGGCGCACCGGGCGAGGCGACCGAGACGCGCCGCGTCCACGCCGACACGGTGCGGGCGGTCTGTCGCTCGCCGGGCAACGTCCTCGTCGGGATGCCGAGCTACGCCGAGGCGGAGTGGATCGCCGAGGAGTTGCGCCGGACGCTCGACAAGCCGGTCCTGCTGGACGAGGCGAGCGACGACGGCACCACGGAGAAGCTGAAGTCGGAGTTCTTCGCCGACGAGGGGAAGGTGCTCGTGACGAGTCTCCGCGGGACGCTGACCGAGGGCGTGGACTACCGGGGTGACCGTCTCTCGGCCGCCGTGGTCTGTGGCGTCCCGATCATCAACACCGCGAGTCCGCTGACCAAGGCCGTCAGGACGGCCTACGACCGCGAGTTCGGCGACGGCTTCGAGACGGCACTGACGGTGCCGGCGGTGAGAAAAGCTCGACAGGCAGTCGGGCGCGTGATCAGAGGCACCGAGGAGGTCGGCGTCCGCGTGCTGGTGGACGGTCGCTACGCCCGCACCTCGTGGAACAGCGTCCGGGAGTATCTCCCGGAGATCGAGCGCGAGGAGTTCCAGCCGGTCAGCCCGGATATGGTGGAGTTCGGCCTCCAGCGGTTCTGGGGCGACGACTGGGACTGA